A segment of the Opitutia bacterium genome:
TCCCTCCGCCTGCTCGCGCTCGAGCCCGAGATTCAAAGCTATCTCGGCAAGGCGATGCTCAGCGTGGGGCACGCGAAGGTTTTGCTCGGCTTGGAAAGCGGCGCCGAGCGGCTCGTGGTGGCGCGCCGCGCCATCGAAGGCGGCCTCAGCGTGCGCGCACTTGAGGAAATCGTGCAGGGTAGGCGTGGAAGCGCAGCTGGTCCGGGCAAGAAGCGCCAGGCTCCCGCCGCCGAGTCCACCGCGTTGGCCGATGTGCAGAAGAAGCTCACTAGTCACCTCGGTGCGCGCGTCACGTTGCGGCATGCACCGAAACACGGGCGCATCATCGTGGAGTATCACGGCAACGACGATCTCGCGCGCGTGCTGGAGCGCATGGGGCTCACGCTCTGATTCGTTCGCGGCGCGGAGTCACGACACTCTCATCGGGCGAAGAATCGCGGCGGCGCGGACGGAGCGCGCGGACCGCTATTTCTTGGCCTTCGACGGCGGAAATCCTCGGACCAAGTGGGTTTCGTCCACGCGCTTGTAGAGATCGCGCATGGCGGCAGTGGCGGCGTCTTCGAGCGCGTCGGCGATTTCGAAGTCGCGGAAGCCGTAGCGACCGCGTTCCTGGATCCATGTGATCTGGGTCTGTGTGACGATGCCGAGATCGCGCTTCTCGCCGCCGGGCGCCGAGAGGCTGGCGGCGAGCGTGCATTCGGCATTGCCCACGCGATCGATCCGCCACGTCAGCAGGTTGAGCGTGAGCAACGGCAGATCGGCGTTGGGCGTGCGATCGCCGTCGGGCATGAAGTCGACGACTCCGGTGAAGCCGCGCCGCTTGAAGGTGTCGCTTAGGATGCCCGCGAGCGAGTCGGCGATGCGGTCGTCCAGAAATGGCCGCCACGTCGGGGGCACGTTGATCTGCAGCTGAAGATCGGCGGGCTTGGCGGAAGTGCTGGCTTTTTCGGCCGCAAATGAGGTCAGGGCGGCGCCCAGTGCGGCGGCGCACAGCAGGCCGCGAAGGAGAAAGGCGTGGGTTTTCATGGGAGAAGTGAGACGTTGGACGGGAGCGGCGGTTCCCGCGTGCTGTTGCGAGCGGAGCGACCAGAACTTTGGTTGACAAAACGGGCCGGAATCCGTTCGTTCGCCCCTTTCATGAACTTGCTCATCAATATTTTCACGGTGGTTCTGATCCTCGTGTCCCTGTTTCTGGTCCTCGTCGTCCTGATGCAGAAAGCCAAGTCGGATGGCGGCGTGGCGGCCATGGGCGGCGGTGCCGCCGAGTCCGCCTTCGGCGCCGAGACCGGCAACGTGTTGAGCAAAGCCACGATCAACGCGGCGATTCTTTTCTTCGTGCTCAGCTTCGGCCTCTACCTGGCGCACATCTACCAGTCGAAGCACCAGACGGCGGCGGACGCCAAGCTCCCGACGGTGACGGCCCCGGCCGCCCAGCCGGCCGCGACGCCCGCGCCGACGACGCCCAGTGAGCCCAAGAAGTAACAAACTCCCTCGAAACCCGGTTCGCCGGGTTTTGTTTTTTGCAGGCCTCGTGTGCGCGGTCGGCGCGCTTAGCGGCGCGACCGCGGCGACGAAGCCGGCACCGAAGTTCATCGGGAAGCCTGATCAAGCGGAGGGCGCGCATATCCTCGCGGGCTTCCGCAACGTCGGCATTCGCGGCGGCTATTGGCTGAGGTTCGAGCTCACGGTGATTCCGCGCCAAGGCGACGAGCGCGTCCTGAACGGCGAGATGTCCGGACTGCAGGGGGCCGACGGCCCGCTCACGCGGCTGGTTGTCGACGACCCGTCGAACAAGGGCGGCAGCCACGAGCAGCGTTATCTCCTGCATGGCGGTGCGAATGCGGAAGCTTGGACTTGGAACGCGGGCGAACACGGTGCGAAGGCGCATCCGCTGCCCGCCGAGCAGTGGCTGGCGCCTGTGCAAGGCACCGACC
Coding sequences within it:
- the secG gene encoding preprotein translocase subunit SecG — protein: MNLLINIFTVVLILVSLFLVLVVLMQKAKSDGGVAAMGGGAAESAFGAETGNVLSKATINAAILFFVLSFGLYLAHIYQSKHQTAADAKLPTVTAPAAQPAATPAPTTPSEPKK